In Gopherus flavomarginatus isolate rGopFla2 chromosome 1, rGopFla2.mat.asm, whole genome shotgun sequence, a single genomic region encodes these proteins:
- the MIX23 gene encoding protein MIX23 isoform X3: MAAPSGVRTCEDFAEFQELLRVMRTIDDRIVHELNTTLPTASFAGKVDASQTCKELYQSLREAHASREKIIKNCIAQTSNVVKTLREEREKAQDDVALLKQLRQEQTKLKLMQSELNVEEVVNDRSWKVFNERCRIHYKPPKSQ, from the exons ATGGCGGCGCCCAGCGGAGTCCGCACCTGCGAGGACTTTGCCGAGTTCCAG gAATTGCTCAGGGTGATGCGGACAATTGATGACAGAATAGTCCATGAATTAAACACTACGCTTCCAACAGCTTCCTTTGCAGGGAAAGTCGATGCCAGCCAAACCTGTAAAGAGCTCTACCAGTCT CTGAGGGAGGCTCATGCCAGCAGAGAGAAAATAATCAAAAACTGTATTGCTCAGACTTCCAATGTAGTAAAAACTCTCCGAGAAGAGAGGGAGAAGGCCCAGGATGATGTAGCATTATTAAAGCAGCTCAGGCAAGAGCAGACAAAG TTGAAGCTGATGCAGTCTGAGTTGAATGTGGAAGAAGTAGTAAACGACAGAAGCTGGAAG GTATTTAACGAGCGCTGCAGAATTCACTACAAGCCTCCAAAGAGTCAGTGA